The Sulfolobus islandicus Y.N.15.51 sequence GTAGGAATCAGATTGTTTCCATTCAAGCCAATTGCCGGGCATAATGCTTGGTATAGCTTTAACACTCTCATAAGGAGTGAAGAGTTAGGAATATTGGTTGGGAATGATGCTTTAAAGTATTATGATGAAACAAAATATGATATTAGGAGAATTAATCCATTTGCTGTTCTTTTCGTTCCTATAGATTTGGAAAAGCTAAGCTACAACGTATCTCTATATAATATGATAATGGAGTATGGATTTCCATATTTAATAAGGTTAAGCGACTGCATTAATGGGATAGATCAGTATTTTGTAAACAGTAGTGCAGATATATATGTGCCGAAATCAATGCTGAAATTTACTAGAAACCTAGCCTTAAAATTTAATGCAAAATCATATGATAAAATGAGAGAGATAATAGACGCTTCTCCACAACTAGTAGACAATTGTACTATAGATGTATTTAGAAACTATGAAAACGTGATAATAGAGTCCTATAATGACTCAGCTTCTCCCACTTATAATTCGGCTGACGTAGATTACGTGTTTACAGTCTCCCCTACAAAAGCGTTTCTCATAAAAGGTGAGGAATTTAAGAAGGCCTTATCATTATTTTCAATCCCGGCATGGAATGTTAGAGTCTCCACTCTTATAAAGTATCTAAAAATAGGGAAAAGTTTTGAAATAGATGTAGGAGAAAGAGTAGCTAAAGACGAGATTCTAGATATATTACTCAAGTCTTAGAGTTTTTC is a genomic window containing:
- a CDS encoding ATPase translates to MRILVNGLLPLDSGKTTFSLSIIRLFNQVGIRLFPFKPIAGHNAWYSFNTLIRSEELGILVGNDALKYYDETKYDIRRINPFAVLFVPIDLEKLSYNVSLYNMIMEYGFPYLIRLSDCINGIDQYFVNSSADIYVPKSMLKFTRNLALKFNAKSYDKMREIIDASPQLVDNCTIDVFRNYENVIIESYNDSASPTYNSADVDYVFTVSPTKAFLIKGEEFKKALSLFSIPAWNVRVSTLIKYLKIGKSFEIDVGERVAKDEILDILLKS